One part of the Dyadobacter sp. 676 genome encodes these proteins:
- a CDS encoding RES family NAD+ phosphorylase, with amino-acid sequence MPLVYRITREKFRHDALSAEGSRLFGARWNPKGIGVLYTTSSPELGLVETLAHAPGVRYEDLPKYWLSSIEIPDDIRHYSRTDLPAYWQDKTYDRTQYWLKDWLVKPGVLGVGIPSVIVPFSSNIILHPDHPLFASIKLLAQEPIPIDRRLWRG; translated from the coding sequence ATGCCATTGGTTTACAGGATTACGCGAGAGAAATTCCGGCACGACGCACTTTCGGCAGAAGGCAGCCGGCTGTTTGGCGCACGCTGGAATCCGAAAGGCATCGGCGTACTTTATACGACATCATCCCCCGAACTCGGACTGGTCGAAACACTCGCACATGCGCCGGGCGTACGCTACGAGGATCTTCCGAAGTATTGGCTTTCGTCGATCGAGATCCCTGACGACATCCGGCATTATTCACGGACGGATTTGCCCGCTTACTGGCAGGACAAAACCTACGACCGTACCCAATACTGGCTCAAAGACTGGCTCGTCAAGCCCGGTGTACTGGGCGTGGGTATTCCGTCGGTAATAGTACCCTTTTCTTCCAATATCATTCTTCATCCCGACCATCCGCTGTTTGCGAGCATCAAACTCCTGGCCCAGGAGCCTATTCCCATCGACCGCCGTTTGTGGCGGGGCTAG
- a CDS encoding fumarylacetoacetate hydrolase family protein, translated as MKLYKTENGILLEHEDIFYRLHETDWDVVANRNNLYEWLENQTKNLIPLTFTDDIPMPEVLAPIGSQEVWASGVTYFRSRTARMEESEKAGGGSFYDRVYEAERPELFFKSTAWRVVGHHGTVRIRKDSTWDVPEPELTLFATSEGALVGYTIGNDVSSRSIEGENPLYLPQAKSYTGSAALGPCLYVFKEQLGPDTVIDLSIVRGGEEVFNGEVTLSQMKRKPEELLHFLYREMAFPHGCYLMTGTGIVPSSDFTLQSGDVIHITIEPIGTLTNTVA; from the coding sequence ATGAAGTTATATAAGACCGAAAATGGTATTCTTCTCGAACACGAGGACATTTTCTACCGCCTGCACGAAACGGATTGGGACGTTGTCGCCAACCGGAACAACCTGTACGAATGGCTCGAAAACCAAACCAAAAACCTGATCCCGCTCACGTTCACCGACGACATTCCGATGCCGGAAGTGCTTGCCCCGATCGGTTCGCAGGAAGTGTGGGCGTCCGGTGTTACTTATTTCAGAAGCCGTACAGCCCGGATGGAGGAATCAGAAAAGGCAGGCGGCGGCAGCTTTTACGACCGCGTATATGAGGCGGAGCGCCCCGAGTTATTCTTCAAATCGACCGCCTGGCGGGTTGTGGGTCATCATGGGACGGTACGCATCCGCAAAGACTCGACCTGGGATGTTCCCGAACCGGAATTGACCCTTTTTGCGACTTCGGAGGGTGCATTGGTGGGCTATACGATTGGCAATGATGTGAGCTCGCGGAGCATCGAAGGCGAAAACCCGCTGTACCTGCCACAAGCCAAATCCTACACCGGCAGCGCGGCGCTGGGCCCGTGCCTTTATGTATTTAAAGAGCAGTTGGGACCGGATACGGTGATCGACCTGTCGATCGTACGCGGTGGTGAGGAAGTTTTTAACGGGGAAGTCACATTGTCTCAAATGAAGCGGAAACCGGAAGAGCTGCTGCATTTCCTGTACCGGGAAATGGCATTTCCACACGGTTGTTACCTGATGACCGGTACCGGCATTGTCCCGTCCTCCGATTTTACTTTGCAGTCGGGCGACGTTATTC